One window of the Pseudomonadota bacterium genome contains the following:
- a CDS encoding DUF4143 domain-containing protein: MSFAQLSYWRLASGVEVDFIIDDVELAIECKATRTLSSQHLRGLRALRDEYPRLKRPLAVCLEPKARKTEDGIWVLPASQFADRLWSGDLF; encoded by the coding sequence TTGAGCTTTGCGCAGCTGAGCTACTGGCGTTTGGCGAGTGGTGTCGAAGTGGACTTCATCATCGACGACGTCGAGCTGGCTATCGAGTGCAAGGCCACGCGCACGCTGTCTTCTCAACATTTGAGGGGTCTGCGAGCGTTGCGGGACGAGTATCCACGCCTGAAGCGGCCGCTGGCGGTGTGTCTGGAGCCCAAAGCCCGCAAGACCGAGGATGGCATCTGGGTCTTGCCCGCATCTCAGTTCGCCGACCGGCTATGGTCGGGCGATCTGTTCTAG